A portion of the Achromobacter sp. MFA1 R4 genome contains these proteins:
- a CDS encoding branched-chain amino acid ABC transporter permease, translating into MFEQQFVNALSLGCVYALFALGFTLIFGVLGVINLAHGAVFMVGAYAALVVVEQFSLPLWAALMVAFFVAGFTGVIIDYLVLKPLRKRNAPHLIPMIATIGVGIILNNGAQGIFGASNLRFPHGTVPEEVIEVAGLHLTVIELGIIFLSFALMAVLMYVMRRTQFGRALRAIAESPKAAWLLGINVEKLFITTSFAAAALGGVAGVLIGLYSNALFPLMGQPMLHKGIAVIILGGMGDIRGAMLGGLFLGFAEVLSVAYIGSTMRDAVAFGLLFLILLVRPQGLFGKVVQRKA; encoded by the coding sequence ATGTTCGAACAACAATTCGTCAATGCCTTGTCGCTGGGCTGTGTGTATGCACTGTTCGCGCTCGGCTTCACGCTGATCTTCGGCGTGCTCGGGGTGATCAACCTGGCGCATGGCGCCGTGTTCATGGTTGGCGCCTACGCAGCACTGGTCGTGGTCGAGCAGTTCAGCCTGCCGCTGTGGGCGGCGCTGATGGTCGCGTTCTTCGTCGCCGGCTTTACCGGGGTCATCATCGACTACCTGGTGCTCAAGCCGCTGCGCAAGCGCAACGCGCCCCACCTGATTCCCATGATCGCCACCATTGGCGTGGGCATCATCCTGAATAACGGCGCCCAAGGCATCTTCGGCGCCAGCAACCTGCGCTTTCCGCATGGCACCGTGCCCGAGGAAGTCATCGAGGTCGCGGGCCTGCACCTGACCGTCATCGAACTGGGGATCATCTTCCTGTCGTTCGCGCTGATGGCCGTGCTGATGTATGTCATGCGCCGCACGCAATTCGGCCGCGCCCTGCGCGCCATCGCCGAGTCGCCCAAGGCCGCCTGGCTGCTGGGCATCAACGTCGAAAAGCTCTTCATCACCACCTCGTTTGCCGCGGCCGCCCTGGGCGGCGTGGCCGGCGTGCTGATCGGGCTGTACTCGAACGCGCTTTTCCCCCTGATGGGCCAGCCGATGCTGCACAAGGGCATCGCGGTCATCATCCTGGGCGGCATGGGAGACATCCGCGGCGCCATGCTGGGCGGTCTGTTCCTGGGCTTTGCCGAGGTGCTGTCCGTGGCTTACATCGGCTCCACCATGCGCGACGCGGTGGCTTTCGGCCTGCTGTTCCTGATCCTGCTGGTGCGCCCGCAAGGTCTGTTCGGCAAAGTGGTTCAACGCAAGGCTTAA
- a CDS encoding cysteine hydrolase — translation MEFPQWVKDRVVARQGCLHPYDELPGARTAVVVIDMQQYFTLAGYQGECAPAREIIDPINRLCTAVRDAGGVVVWVQTASDNADVFWSHHHGVMLTPERSARRLETLRRDSPGFALHPDLHAQATDLRVVKRFYSAMAPGSSELEPLLRGLGVDTLLIAGTVTNVCCESTARDAMMRDFRTIMVDDALAAVTPAEHEHALHGWMLFFGDVLTVDEAAARLKPAQPSRKTA, via the coding sequence ATGGAATTCCCCCAATGGGTGAAGGATCGCGTCGTGGCCCGCCAGGGCTGCCTGCATCCCTACGACGAACTGCCCGGCGCCCGCACCGCGGTGGTGGTGATCGACATGCAGCAGTACTTCACGCTTGCGGGCTACCAGGGCGAATGCGCCCCGGCGCGCGAGATCATCGACCCCATCAACCGCCTGTGCACCGCCGTGCGCGACGCGGGCGGGGTCGTGGTGTGGGTGCAGACGGCCTCCGACAACGCGGACGTGTTCTGGTCGCACCATCACGGCGTGATGCTGACGCCCGAGCGCAGCGCCCGCCGCCTGGAGACGCTGCGCCGCGACTCGCCGGGCTTCGCGCTGCACCCGGACCTGCACGCGCAGGCCACCGACCTGCGCGTCGTCAAGCGGTTCTACAGCGCGATGGCGCCCGGCTCGTCCGAACTGGAGCCGCTGTTGCGCGGCCTGGGCGTGGACACGCTGCTCATCGCCGGGACCGTCACCAACGTGTGCTGCGAATCCACGGCGCGCGACGCGATGATGCGGGATTTCCGCACCATCATGGTCGACGACGCGCTGGCCGCGGTGACGCCGGCCGAGCACGAACACGCCCTGCACGGCTGGATGCTGTTCTTTGGCGACGTGCTGACGGTGGACGAGGCGGCCGCGCGGCTCAAGCCCGCGCAGCCGTCGCGCAAGACCGCCTGA
- a CDS encoding ABC transporter ATP-binding protein produces the protein MGAAIHNLKPAAATAKIELRDVCLSYFTPDGETEALSNVSFSLAPGEFVSLIGQSGCGKSTLLSLIAGLIPPTSGAVLVDGQAVTKPNARIGYMLQQDYLFEWRTILDNVMLGAEIQGRRDARSEARAVHLLEKCGLGAFLSHTPRQLSGGMRQRAALARTLVTEPDVILLDEPFSALDSQTRLAISDEVVDILRREGKTVVLVTHDIGEAIAMTDRVIVLSRRPGRLKSQYRIHYGDGQVRPTPFQARSRPEFNTYFKQLWDELDVHVEG, from the coding sequence ATGGGCGCCGCCATCCACAACCTCAAGCCGGCGGCCGCCACGGCAAAGATCGAACTGCGCGACGTCTGTCTGTCGTACTTCACGCCCGACGGCGAGACCGAGGCGCTGTCGAACGTGTCCTTCAGCCTGGCGCCGGGCGAATTCGTCAGCCTGATCGGACAAAGCGGCTGCGGCAAGAGCACCCTGCTGTCCCTGATCGCCGGCCTGATTCCGCCCACCTCGGGCGCGGTGCTGGTCGACGGGCAGGCGGTGACCAAGCCGAATGCGCGCATCGGCTACATGCTGCAGCAGGACTATCTCTTCGAATGGCGCACCATCCTGGACAACGTGATGCTGGGCGCGGAGATCCAGGGACGGCGCGACGCGCGCAGCGAGGCCCGCGCCGTGCACTTGCTTGAAAAGTGCGGCCTGGGCGCGTTCCTGTCGCACACGCCGCGCCAGCTATCCGGCGGGATGCGGCAGCGCGCGGCGCTGGCGCGCACCCTCGTGACCGAGCCCGACGTGATCCTGCTGGACGAGCCGTTCTCGGCGCTGGATTCGCAGACGCGGCTGGCGATCTCCGACGAAGTCGTGGACATCCTGCGCCGCGAAGGCAAGACCGTGGTGCTGGTCACGCACGACATCGGCGAGGCCATCGCCATGACGGACCGCGTGATCGTGTTGTCGCGCCGGCCCGGGCGGCTCAAGAGCCAGTACCGCATCCACTACGGCGACGGCCAGGTCCGGCCCACGCCCTTCCAGGCGCGCTCGCGGCCGGAGTTCAACACCTATTTCAAACAGCTCTGGGACGAGCTGGACGTCCACGTGGAGGGCTGA
- a CDS encoding ABC transporter substrate-binding protein yields MQRRSFLKRAGLGAVAGAAVSTPALAQDMPSVSWRLSSGFPAALDLRVGAAENFCKFVAETTGGRFNIRHFPDGEVVAAADLMQAVSTGKVECGHVSSRRYYAKNAAFCFDAAVPFGLNVRQMNAWMSDGDGLRLTRELFKPEKIINFPLGNTGAQMGGWYTREIKRTGDLKDLKMQVDGLAADVLARLGVAPQQADAAKLAEAFEKDGLQAVAGAGAYDDAKLSLNKVAKYYYAPGWWAGGEQLSLYINEAAWNELPKHYQAVVQAAALAAHAAATARYDALNPPALAQLTASGAQVRAFSRSIMDAAFEATQQVYKDLGAKDPKFKAMHDSYMGFRDSEMPWFRLTENAYGQYLGVALSARR; encoded by the coding sequence ATGCAACGACGTTCATTCTTGAAGCGCGCCGGCCTGGGCGCCGTCGCCGGCGCCGCCGTCAGCACGCCCGCGCTGGCGCAGGACATGCCGTCGGTGAGCTGGCGCCTTTCCTCCGGGTTTCCCGCTGCCCTCGATCTGCGCGTGGGGGCGGCCGAGAATTTCTGCAAGTTCGTCGCCGAAACCACGGGCGGCAGATTCAATATCCGTCATTTCCCCGACGGCGAGGTCGTCGCCGCGGCCGACCTGATGCAGGCCGTCTCCACCGGCAAGGTGGAATGCGGCCATGTGTCCTCGCGCCGCTATTACGCCAAGAATGCCGCCTTCTGCTTCGATGCGGCCGTGCCCTTCGGCCTGAATGTGCGCCAGATGAACGCCTGGATGAGCGATGGCGACGGCCTGCGGCTGACGCGCGAGCTCTTCAAACCCGAAAAGATCATCAATTTCCCCTTGGGCAATACCGGCGCGCAGATGGGCGGCTGGTACACCCGGGAAATCAAACGCACCGGCGACCTGAAAGACCTGAAGATGCAGGTCGACGGCCTGGCCGCCGACGTGCTGGCCCGCCTGGGCGTCGCGCCGCAGCAGGCGGATGCGGCCAAGCTGGCCGAGGCGTTTGAAAAAGACGGACTGCAGGCCGTGGCGGGGGCGGGCGCTTACGACGACGCCAAACTCAGTTTGAATAAGGTAGCTAAGTATTACTACGCACCCGGCTGGTGGGCGGGCGGTGAACAGCTATCGCTCTATATCAATGAAGCGGCCTGGAACGAGCTTCCCAAGCATTACCAGGCCGTGGTGCAGGCCGCGGCCCTGGCCGCGCACGCTGCCGCGACCGCCCGGTACGACGCGCTGAACCCGCCGGCGCTGGCCCAATTGACGGCAAGTGGCGCCCAGGTGCGCGCTTTTTCGCGTTCGATCATGGACGCGGCGTTCGAGGCCACTCAGCAGGTGTACAAGGATTTGGGCGCCAAAGACCCCAAATTCAAGGCAATGCACGATAGTTACATGGGCTTTCGCGACAGCGAGATGCCGTGGTTTCGCCTGACCGAGAATGCTTACGGCCAGTATCTGGGCGTGGCGCTGTCGGCTAGGAGGTAG
- a CDS encoding branched-chain amino acid ABC transporter permease, with product MSGFENFWAIYGNLVLTLGTNALLALSIWLTLACGMLAMANAAFMGIGAYAAALLTMNYDAPFAVALAGGMAAPALVAALIGLPTLRLSGVYLAMATLGFGEVVRVTILNTESVTGGALGLNGIPQLTQWWHVLLAVIIVLFVLWRVRASKIGRSFDAIRGDETAAGMMGIDVRANKMLAFVAGAVIAGLAGALNAHLTFFIGPNEYGFDRGVEILTMAILGGIGGLAGPVLGSFIITVLPELLRGFADLRLVANGVILVVIVLFLPQGIWDPARFKRWTRQGRQGGKRHA from the coding sequence ATGAGCGGATTCGAAAATTTCTGGGCCATTTACGGCAACCTGGTGCTCACCCTCGGCACCAACGCATTGCTGGCCCTCTCCATCTGGCTGACGCTGGCCTGCGGCATGCTGGCCATGGCCAATGCCGCCTTCATGGGCATCGGGGCGTACGCCGCCGCGCTGCTCACCATGAACTACGACGCGCCGTTCGCGGTGGCGCTGGCCGGCGGCATGGCCGCGCCCGCGCTGGTGGCGGCCCTGATCGGCCTGCCGACCCTGCGGCTGTCCGGTGTCTATCTGGCCATGGCGACGCTGGGCTTCGGTGAAGTGGTCCGCGTGACCATTCTGAACACCGAGTCCGTCACCGGCGGCGCGCTGGGCTTGAACGGCATTCCGCAGTTGACGCAGTGGTGGCATGTGCTGCTGGCCGTGATCATCGTGCTGTTCGTGCTGTGGCGCGTGCGCGCGTCCAAGATCGGCCGTTCCTTTGACGCCATCCGTGGCGACGAAACGGCAGCCGGCATGATGGGCATCGACGTGCGCGCCAACAAGATGCTGGCCTTCGTGGCCGGCGCGGTCATCGCCGGCCTGGCCGGCGCGCTGAACGCGCACCTGACTTTCTTTATCGGTCCCAACGAATACGGATTCGACCGCGGCGTCGAAATCCTGACGATGGCGATCCTGGGCGGCATCGGCGGCCTGGCCGGCCCCGTGCTGGGCAGCTTCATCATTACGGTGCTGCCCGAATTGCTGCGCGGATTCGCGGATCTGCGCCTGGTCGCGAATGGAGTGATCCTGGTGGTGATTGTGTTGTTCCTGCCGCAAGGCATCTGGGATCCGGCGCGTTTCAAGCGCTGGACGCGTCAAGGACGCCAGGGAGGGAAGCGCCATGCTTGA
- a CDS encoding alpha/beta hydrolase — MNAPTDLLDCIEIETAPNPTHAVIWLHGLGADGNDFAPIVPELRLPAGLGVRFVFPNAPVQRVTINNGMAMRSWYDILVMDLVRVEDAQGIRASEAAIHKLIARENARGIPTSNIVLAGFSQGSAMTLHTGLRLTEKLAGMMALSGYLPLVDSAEAERQHANDATPIFMAHGQYDPVVSLARAEASLAELKRLGYDVRWRTYPMPHSVCAEEVADISAFLNDVLA; from the coding sequence ATGAACGCACCGACCGACCTGCTCGACTGCATCGAAATCGAAACCGCCCCCAATCCCACGCACGCCGTGATCTGGCTGCACGGCCTGGGCGCGGACGGCAACGATTTCGCGCCCATCGTGCCGGAACTGCGCCTGCCCGCCGGACTCGGGGTGCGCTTCGTGTTCCCGAACGCCCCGGTGCAGCGCGTGACCATCAACAACGGCATGGCGATGCGCTCGTGGTACGACATCCTGGTGATGGACCTGGTGCGCGTCGAAGACGCCCAAGGCATCCGCGCCTCGGAAGCCGCCATCCACAAGCTGATCGCGCGCGAAAACGCCCGCGGCATCCCCACGTCGAACATCGTGCTGGCGGGTTTTTCGCAAGGCAGCGCCATGACGCTGCACACCGGCTTGCGCCTGACCGAGAAGCTGGCGGGCATGATGGCGCTGTCGGGCTACCTGCCCCTGGTGGACAGCGCCGAAGCCGAACGCCAGCACGCGAACGATGCGACGCCCATCTTCATGGCGCACGGCCAGTACGACCCGGTGGTGTCGCTGGCACGCGCCGAGGCGTCCTTGGCCGAATTGAAGCGCCTGGGCTACGACGTACGCTGGCGCACGTACCCGATGCCCCACTCGGTCTGCGCCGAGGAAGTGGCGGACATTTCGGCATTCCTGAATGACGTGCTGGCCTGA
- a CDS encoding ABC transporter substrate-binding protein, with product MKTLPLPRLAGAALLALLAPVAAQAEALNPPVKVRYEEVVRSILYVPKYVALSQGYFKDAGLDVSMKTSQGTDKGMTALLSGSADIVLIGPEASIYVQNSESPVKPKIFAGLTATDGFFLLSRKPVDKFDWSMLKGKEVIGFRPGSNPIVFLETALRKHGLDPQKDVKLLNNIGIPARAGAWMAGQGEYGIFLEPEAGELVRNGKGHIVASVGHEVGQVDYTVFTATDKYIRDNPKVIQAWTDVVARAEKYVKDTPAATLAPQIMTFFPGMDQAAVTEAIERYKQYQIWKTTPLVTAQAMTQLQDMLVASAVMKDSARVKYEDVVIADFAKKAQ from the coding sequence GTGAAGACCTTGCCCTTGCCCCGCCTGGCAGGCGCGGCGCTGCTCGCGCTGCTTGCCCCCGTGGCCGCCCAGGCCGAAGCCCTGAATCCCCCCGTCAAGGTGCGCTACGAAGAGGTGGTGCGCTCCATTCTGTACGTGCCCAAATACGTCGCGCTGTCGCAGGGTTACTTCAAGGACGCCGGCCTGGACGTGTCCATGAAGACCTCGCAAGGCACCGACAAAGGCATGACCGCCCTGCTGTCGGGCAGCGCGGACATCGTGCTCATCGGGCCGGAAGCGTCCATCTATGTCCAGAACAGCGAATCCCCGGTCAAGCCCAAGATCTTTGCGGGGCTGACCGCCACCGACGGCTTTTTCCTCCTGTCGCGCAAGCCGGTCGACAAGTTCGACTGGTCCATGCTCAAGGGCAAGGAAGTCATCGGCTTTCGTCCCGGCTCCAATCCGATCGTGTTCCTGGAGACGGCGCTGCGCAAGCATGGACTGGATCCCCAGAAGGACGTGAAGCTGCTGAACAACATCGGCATCCCGGCGCGCGCCGGCGCCTGGATGGCGGGCCAGGGCGAATACGGCATCTTCCTTGAGCCCGAGGCCGGCGAACTGGTGCGCAACGGCAAGGGGCACATCGTGGCCTCCGTGGGCCATGAAGTCGGCCAGGTCGACTACACGGTCTTTACCGCCACGGACAAGTACATCCGCGACAACCCCAAGGTGATCCAGGCCTGGACCGACGTGGTGGCGCGCGCGGAAAAATACGTGAAGGACACGCCCGCCGCCACGCTGGCGCCGCAGATCATGACCTTCTTTCCCGGCATGGACCAGGCCGCGGTGACCGAGGCCATTGAGCGCTACAAGCAATACCAGATCTGGAAGACCACGCCCCTGGTGACGGCGCAAGCGATGACGCAGCTGCAGGACATGCTGGTCGCCAGCGCGGTCATGAAGGACAGCGCCCGCGTGAAGTACGAAGACGTGGTGATCGCCGACTTTGCCAAGAAGGCGCAATGA
- a CDS encoding ABC transporter permease, with the protein MNAPIANTVPLRAVPGPSEKYLDYLRRDRARRRNIRVAQALLLAVFLCAWEILPRMHVLNPLLTSYPSALWPTFIELWNHGSLGKHIMTTLSATLVGFALSMAIGIVVAAALWWSDFLYKVLDPFLVVANAMPKIAFVPIFYLWLGSDYAVYGMAVAIAVFVTIMVIYAGFRGIDLNKVKLAHTFGASRWQVLTKVVLPGSVPTLIAAVKMNIGLALVGVIVGEFQSADSGLGFLIMNGSQVFKLNIVMTAIVMLALISSVMYLIIYRVESAVARRYG; encoded by the coding sequence ATGAACGCGCCGATTGCCAATACCGTCCCGCTGCGCGCCGTGCCCGGCCCCAGCGAAAAATACCTCGACTACCTGCGCCGCGACCGCGCGCGCCGCCGCAATATCCGGGTGGCCCAAGCATTGCTGCTGGCGGTGTTTCTGTGCGCCTGGGAAATCCTGCCGCGCATGCACGTCCTGAACCCGCTGCTGACCAGCTACCCGAGCGCGCTGTGGCCCACGTTCATCGAACTATGGAACCACGGCAGCCTGGGCAAGCACATCATGACGACGTTGTCCGCCACGCTGGTGGGCTTTGCGCTCAGCATGGCGATCGGCATCGTCGTGGCGGCCGCGCTGTGGTGGTCCGACTTTCTCTACAAGGTGCTGGACCCGTTCCTGGTGGTGGCCAACGCCATGCCCAAGATCGCCTTCGTGCCCATCTTCTACCTCTGGCTGGGCTCGGACTACGCGGTGTACGGCATGGCGGTGGCGATTGCCGTATTCGTGACCATCATGGTGATTTACGCGGGCTTTCGCGGCATCGACCTGAACAAGGTGAAGCTGGCCCACACCTTTGGCGCGAGCCGCTGGCAGGTACTGACCAAGGTGGTGCTGCCCGGCAGCGTCCCCACGCTGATCGCCGCCGTCAAGATGAACATCGGCCTGGCGCTGGTGGGCGTCATCGTGGGCGAGTTCCAGTCGGCGGATTCGGGGCTGGGCTTTCTCATCATGAACGGCAGCCAGGTGTTCAAGCTGAACATCGTCATGACGGCCATCGTCATGCTGGCGCTGATCTCCAGCGTCATGTACCTGATCATCTACCGCGTCGAGTCCGCCGTGGCCCGGCGCTACGGCTAA
- the yjgA gene encoding ribosome biogenesis factor YjgA, with translation MNSHPQEDSVDDGYDENGYDRPSKSQVKREMHALLDLGKQLIALSPERLKQLPLEERLYEAIRMAQRTTGREGLRRQVHFVGKLMRDAPADDIRRQLDIWENGSREETAAMHRLEALRDRLLDDDDALTRLLNNNPQADVQQLRTLIRAARKEKLANASLLQGQEPQKKHYRALFQALKTLTL, from the coding sequence ATGAATTCCCATCCCCAAGAAGATTCCGTCGACGACGGCTACGACGAAAACGGCTACGACCGTCCCAGCAAGTCCCAGGTCAAGCGTGAAATGCACGCCCTGCTGGACCTGGGCAAGCAATTGATCGCCCTGTCGCCCGAACGTCTGAAGCAGTTGCCCCTTGAAGAGCGCCTGTACGAAGCGATCCGCATGGCGCAGCGCACCACCGGCCGCGAAGGCCTGCGCCGCCAGGTCCACTTCGTGGGCAAGCTGATGCGCGATGCGCCGGCCGACGACATCCGCCGGCAGCTCGACATCTGGGAAAACGGTTCGCGCGAGGAAACCGCCGCCATGCATCGCCTGGAAGCGCTGCGCGACCGACTCCTGGATGACGACGACGCCCTCACCCGCCTCTTGAACAACAATCCGCAGGCCGACGTGCAGCAATTGCGCACGCTGATCCGGGCCGCCCGCAAGGAAAAGCTCGCCAACGCGTCGCTGCTGCAAGGCCAGGAACCGCAGAAAAAGCACTACCGCGCCCTGTTCCAGGCGCTCAAGACCCTCACCCTCTGA
- the pmbA gene encoding metalloprotease PmbA → MVKTSSSLPLAANHARFSELVEQTLAYARQIGASDAAAEVSESLGLSVSVRKNDIETVEQTRDRSLDLTVYAGQSRGSASTSDFSEAALRQTVEAAWHIARHTAADPAAGLPDADQLATEFPDLDLHRAWTVTTEEAAELALRAERAAREVDPRITNTDGASVGTYEGQFVMGNTRGFLGGYPYSRHSLSVAPIAGRGNGMQRDYWYSSERDPAKLASPEAIGRYAAERTLSRLSARRVRTGKFPVLFEAPLALGLVGALTQAVNGGALYRKASFLVDSLGKPIFPKHINLVEDPHIRGAMGSSPFDDEGVRTRRRNVVSAGVLEGYFLSSYTARKLGMATTGNAGGSHNLVFSSTLTRRGDDFEAMLKKLGTGFLVTELIGQGVNYVTGDYSRGAFGYWVENGQIQHAVQEVTIAGNLADMFQQIVAVGADTISRGTKTTGSILIEQMAIAGT, encoded by the coding sequence ATGGTTAAAACCTCCTCATCCTTGCCGCTGGCGGCGAATCACGCACGTTTTTCCGAACTCGTCGAGCAAACCCTGGCCTACGCGCGCCAGATCGGCGCCTCCGACGCCGCGGCGGAAGTCTCCGAAAGCCTGGGACTGTCCGTCTCGGTACGCAAGAACGACATCGAAACCGTAGAGCAGACGCGCGACCGCTCGCTGGACCTGACGGTCTACGCCGGCCAGAGCCGCGGCTCCGCTTCGACCTCCGACTTCTCCGAGGCCGCGCTGCGCCAGACGGTCGAAGCCGCCTGGCACATCGCCCGCCATACGGCCGCCGATCCGGCCGCCGGCCTGCCCGACGCCGACCAGCTGGCCACCGAATTCCCCGACCTGGACCTGCACCGCGCCTGGACCGTCACCACCGAGGAAGCGGCCGAGCTGGCGCTGCGGGCCGAGCGCGCCGCGCGCGAGGTCGATCCGCGCATCACCAATACCGACGGCGCCAGCGTCGGCACCTACGAAGGCCAGTTCGTGATGGGCAACACGCGCGGCTTCCTGGGCGGCTATCCGTATTCGCGCCACAGCCTGTCCGTGGCGCCCATCGCCGGGCGTGGCAACGGCATGCAACGCGACTACTGGTATTCGTCGGAACGCGATCCCGCCAAGCTGGCCTCGCCCGAGGCCATCGGCCGCTATGCCGCCGAACGCACGCTGTCGCGCCTGTCGGCCCGCCGCGTGCGCACCGGCAAGTTCCCCGTCCTGTTCGAAGCGCCGCTGGCGCTGGGCCTGGTCGGCGCGCTGACGCAGGCCGTCAACGGCGGCGCCCTGTATCGCAAGGCGAGCTTCCTGGTCGATTCGCTGGGCAAGCCCATCTTCCCCAAGCACATCAACCTGGTCGAAGACCCGCACATCCGCGGCGCCATGGGCAGTTCGCCCTTCGACGACGAAGGCGTGCGCACGCGCCGCCGCAACGTGGTGTCGGCGGGCGTCCTGGAAGGCTATTTTCTGTCGTCCTACACGGCACGCAAGCTGGGCATGGCCACCACCGGCAACGCCGGCGGCTCGCACAACCTGGTCTTCAGCTCCACGCTGACGCGCCGCGGCGACGACTTCGAAGCCATGCTCAAGAAGCTGGGCACGGGTTTTCTCGTCACCGAGCTGATCGGGCAGGGCGTCAACTACGTCACAGGCGACTACTCGCGCGGGGCGTTCGGCTACTGGGTCGAAAACGGCCAGATCCAGCACGCGGTCCAGGAAGTCACCATCGCCGGCAACCTGGCCGACATGTTCCAGCAGATCGTCGCGGTAGGCGCGGACACCATCTCGCGCGGCACCAAGACCACCGGCTCCATCCTCATCGAGCAGATGGCCATCGCCGGGACCTGA
- a CDS encoding ABC transporter substrate-binding protein produces MQSKTKKLLAALIAAGVIPAAHAADIKLGVAEALSGGAAQYGVSIRNGFQLAADEINAAGGINGNKIVLVVEDEQGKKEEAINVFKKLIFKDQVLMVFGPTLSNSAQAADPIAQAAKTVVFGTSNTADGITSIGNFVFRNSVTEADVLPATISTVKAKTGLKNVAVLYGNDDVFTKSGYDNFKKALADQKIPVTTTETFAKGDVDFKAQLTKIKGTNPDAIVLSALLAEGAPIMVQARQLGLNVPVIGGNGMNSVKIFDLAPGGASNNLWIGSPWSIENKAPENVKFIDAYKAKFTNAPDQFAAQSYDAMYIVAQALKNTKISGELTKDRAALRDALPSVTWTGATGPFKFRQATDRAGKPAGYDADQAPIVSVTKDGKYVIEK; encoded by the coding sequence ATGCAATCCAAGACCAAAAAGCTGCTGGCCGCGCTGATCGCTGCCGGTGTCATCCCGGCCGCCCACGCTGCCGACATCAAGCTGGGCGTGGCGGAAGCCCTGTCCGGCGGCGCTGCCCAGTACGGCGTCTCGATCCGCAACGGCTTCCAGCTCGCGGCCGACGAGATCAACGCCGCCGGCGGCATCAACGGCAACAAGATCGTGCTCGTGGTCGAGGACGAACAAGGCAAGAAAGAAGAAGCCATCAACGTCTTCAAGAAGCTGATCTTCAAGGACCAGGTCCTGATGGTCTTCGGTCCCACGCTGTCGAACTCGGCCCAGGCCGCCGATCCGATCGCGCAGGCCGCCAAGACGGTCGTCTTCGGCACGTCCAACACCGCCGACGGCATCACCTCCATCGGCAACTTCGTGTTCCGCAACTCGGTCACCGAAGCCGACGTGCTGCCCGCCACCATCTCCACCGTCAAGGCCAAGACCGGCCTGAAGAACGTGGCCGTGCTGTACGGCAACGACGACGTGTTCACCAAGAGCGGCTACGACAACTTCAAGAAGGCCCTGGCAGACCAGAAGATCCCGGTCACCACGACCGAAACGTTCGCCAAGGGCGACGTGGACTTCAAGGCCCAGCTCACCAAGATCAAGGGCACCAACCCCGACGCCATCGTGCTGTCCGCACTGCTGGCCGAAGGCGCCCCGATCATGGTCCAGGCCCGCCAGCTCGGCCTGAACGTGCCGGTCATCGGCGGCAACGGCATGAACTCGGTCAAGATCTTCGACCTGGCCCCCGGCGGCGCGTCGAACAATCTGTGGATCGGCAGCCCGTGGTCGATCGAAAACAAGGCCCCCGAGAACGTCAAGTTCATCGACGCCTACAAGGCCAAGTTCACCAACGCGCCCGACCAGTTCGCGGCGCAGTCCTATGACGCCATGTACATCGTCGCCCAGGCGCTGAAGAACACCAAGATCTCCGGCGAACTGACCAAGGACCGCGCAGCCTTGCGCGACGCCCTGCCGTCCGTGACCTGGACCGGCGCCACCGGCCCGTTCAAGTTCCGCCAGGCCACCGACCGCGCCGGCAAGCCCGCCGGCTACGACGCCGACCAGGCGCCGATCGTCAGCGTGACCAAAGACGGCAAGTACGTCATCGAGAAGTAA